The segment TTATGCCAATGTAAAAAATTGTTTGACTTGTATGTATTTATTAAACACATATGCTGcatttaaaacaaagtgaaagcGCACAAAAAACAATagcaaaacaaaaagaagagttGTAGGAGGAAGTATAAAGAAGAAGACAAGGACATGATCAGTTGAGGTACAGACAAGCCAGTCTGGGCACCACAGTTATCagaaacaaaagagaaaagatGTAATCAGAAGAGGAATGACTTATCTTCCCATACTACTTCCTTTTTCTGCACACAAATTTGGTAAAACCTCAGAGAAGGTTGAGGTTGGTCCTAAATTGGCTCTAGACAGATTTCtcgatataaaaaaataataatttaaaacacaCAGAATGTACAACAAGCGGAAGGCACCTGTTACGAGATGAACAAACCTTTGTCGGAACATGAGACACCACAGAGACTTTGCATTCTCGAAAACAAAGCTCTTAAATATGGCTTAGTAATTGGATAAAGTGAAAAATTACAGGCAATgatcttgatttatttttcttttctctcacCAGAGGTTAAAAACAGCAACAGAAAGAGGAGAAGATGCACATAGGAGAAGCTCGTTATGCCATTAATTGtcgttaaaaattaaaaagcaggcacataaataattatgtgaTAAAAAGCAAGCGCTTTGGTGGTAATACATCCAGATCAAGAACATGATGGCAAAGTCAGATATTACTTACATGTCCCCAGTTGTCGATCCCTTTGGTCATTAGTCCAATTGCCTGCAAGGAAAATGGTTGCCAGCACTAGATGAATTAGGACTGaaattcgaaaaataaaaaatacgaAAACAGATCAAACTTGATACTTATGAATCAATAGAGGTGTAAGCATCATGGTTCTCAGGTACTGAGCACAAATATGTGCagtttttatgattaattttcaTTCCTTAAACCACTAATAGCATCTTCACCCTATGAAAGATCACAAGAACCtataaatttgaagaatatgcTTAATCATAAGATATGCCCCAATTACTCGCTTGGCGAATGCCAACAAAAGTGCATTGAGCTGGGTAGGGAATGAAGTGTTTTACCAAATTTAGAACAATCACATTTGCTATGTATCGAAGATCCCCCTCGGTGCCTTTGACCATGCCCCTATGCCTCAAAACGAATACTGCAAAAGATCCAACCTGGTAATGACACAAAAACGTGGAGATCAGTATTTCTTAACCTGATAAATGAAAAAGAAGTctaattctttaatttcatCAACAACTGTTCAGAAAGATGCATACTTAAATAAATTCCTTGTATTGGCCAGAAACACAAcatcaaagaaaatatatgtacaatgATAATTGAATCTTAAAAGTCTACTTTCTCGTGAACTACATACAACCCAAAGGCAAGTTCATTTTCCCAGTAACACTAATTAAGTCTGTGGCTAAGTAGTACATACATAATGGGTCTACAGAAGTGAAAAGAATTAGATATCAAGTAGTTGGATGACATAAGGAGCAGAAAATCATGAAATAGCATGAAATGATAAACCAAGTTGCATACATCAATTAGCAAGTCCAGTAAAAGTGCAAAAGAATAGCATCACTTACTAATCCAAAAATTGCTCCTGAGGCACCGACTGCAGGTGCCTTACTAAGCCAGTAACTCATAGCTGAACCTGATCTCTTTCATAGGATACAATTAGAATCACTGTATAATAGGAAGTTTCtttgaaataaaaatgtcattGTGGTGATGTGTCATTACTTGCAATTGCAGACGTCAAGTACAGAGCAACATATCTTTTAGGGCCACTAACTTTTTCAACACCAGGCCCAACTGAATTCAAGGAATAACAATTAACCTGAAAGAAGCCACATCTGCTTCAAAACCTTAATAAGGGATGGATTTAGGAATCCAGGAAAACATGAAGTGAAGTCAGACCATGAGATGCACTATGTTTGTATGCAAGAATGACGAAGTAATCAGCCTCCATAGTTGCCCTTTGTCAATAAGACTGTTAATCTGCAAAGCATATCCATCAACCACACAAAGCACACTGTTAATATGGAAAATGATAAGTCAGCTATTTACATATTTAATCCAGTCTAACCTTAGCTCCCCAAAATAAAAGCTTGCCTTCTGTTGCGACTTGTGCAATATATATCCTGCAGTGATTTATATAGAAAATGTTAATTTCTCTTTGTGACAATAGCTCTTAGTCCATTATACCAATCAAGAAGGTGCCTTTtctgcttttatttttttctgacATTTGCAAGAATGTTTTTCCTTCATTCAGAGAGGGTAAaggttaaaaaattataagtacaAAAGCCTGGATCTTTCAGAAAACGGGTTCCTATTCAAAGATTACATAACCACATGATAAGCTCACACTACCCCGTCAATTTGGGATCCAAAGTCGAGAAATTCCTTGGGAGGTACCGACTTAAATAAACATTAATCCAAAacgaaaaaatcattttaaaaaaaaagataataaaatcataatattcacatcgttttggtaaaaaatgcaaaacttACAATATGTTAAGTGCAAGGAATATGTTGGTCCATTTCCTTTCACTGGAAAAGAATGATCTTGATGACTTTGAGTATGAATTCTGAATCTTTCTAAATTTCCTTCTACTTTCATCAGCGCTGAAGAATAATAAGCTCATGTCTTCGGCAGAGAAGACATCCTGTGACCACTGAAGGATGTTGAATCCAGTGACATGAAGGGTCCATTTATGACATGCATCCTTCAATATAGGGCCATGAACATGACAAAAGATATGCTGCGGGGCAAGCAAAATGGCAGTTAAGATCTTGTCATTTCCAGAATTTCATGATACCCCTATTATAAGGAGACATGTAGCACATCAAAGCAAATCTGCATATCTGCAACGGGACAAGGTGACCAGGCCATTCAACATCCAGAGGACTCTCTTCAAAACCCTTAATCTTCAGTTCATTTTCTTGGACCCACATTAAAGATGAGGGTTTGTCATAGTTGACagataatcaaattataatgaATCATCAAATGGATACAGAGGATTTATACAGCCAACCCCAACTAATTGTTATTGACTGTAACAGATCAAAGTATTGCTAATGAATTCCTGTCACTCTTTTCCAAGATTCTGATAAGCAATACATCAGCATGTTAGCAAACATGACACAGGCCAAAGATATCAGCCTCGGTAACCGTGTGAACAGTGTCATTGCttcaaaattgcaaaaaaaataaaaaaaaggtctGAAAGGTGAGTTGTAGTATGAACCCAGAAGTCTAATAATGCTATGCACTCACAAAATTAGATTGTGAACAGTCAGGATTCCTACCTAACCTACTGAAGAAATCAAGAAAGTATATTCTAGAGGTAAATTGTTGCACAAGTTATTTGTGTTTCTCACTGTTCTCTTCCATTTTTCCTGCTTGGATCAATTTGCACACAACATTCGAGAACTCAAGAGttaattcaaacataaaaacatcaaGATCAAGAAGGTACCTTGATAGAGGATTGAAGACGACGGTGGAGGGCGTCGCCGAGGCGGAGAGCGGCGGCGTTGGTGATGATGTAGGTGGTTGTGGGACCCCATGTGGATACCGTCTGATGAAATTTGGGATTGGATGGAAGGGATGCCCAACCCGCCATTTCCATTCGGCTCCGACAAATATTCAAAACCCGAACCATATACCCGATATTTTAACGACTGCCAAATCGGTATTAATTGCTCTAACGCCCCTCGTAGTTTCTCATAAATTGCAGATGCACCCgatatagttttattttgggGTTAGGAGTTTAGGGAggaaatttgaaattggagaaCATATcgaatacataaaatatatttttctatgtaTATACAATAACAATACAGTGAACAATTAAAAACATAcctaataatataatgaatacataaaatatattttatatatataaattataatttatattaatatatattcaataattttataaatgaaacTAAATATAATCGTGAGATAAACGATCATTCCTTCACCTACCACAACAAATGAATTTGTTTATTAGTGGTATCATCatcattctaaaaaaaaaaaatactaaattttgagtttgaggTTGTTGATTGCCATATAATTTTGACCATGAaagacaaatataaattttggtCCATAAAATCACATTGAACATGGAAAAAGTGGGGCTTCTTTTTCTCTCCAATTCTTCTATGCATATTTGTGCCTGAAAATAATTCCATCACTTTGATAGTACCCTTGAAATCTGTAAGCTATTAGTAAAGGgtcaatttcatatttaataatcaatatatatatatatatgatgtaacACGTTCTTGTGAGCTTCTAGTCAGTGTATATAACTTcaattcattcatttatttttttgagaaagaaggAAGGATAGATAGACGCATACCTTATAAATCTTTTTGATCCCATTCTCAGATAATTTCCATCCATCGAATTCAGAAAGATATATAGTTTTATCAACATACCTGTTTAGTTCCTATTGAAGCAAAGAATGATAAAAACAAACTACTTTGTACTGTtattaaatgaaataagaaaCCATTATCAAGAGAAAATCCAAGGATTCCACCAAGCTCTCCctgcacaaaattaaaaaaaaaaagaagaaagtatTAGCAATATCTTATAAGTGTGTATAGCAGATAACTCGACCTACTTCACATGTCAGTGTATACAAGTTAAACTCGGAATATGTTACCTCTAGGAAAAGCAGAAGTTGTAGTCTCAAAAGTGTTAAAGTATCTTTCTCTCAAACTTGATATCAAACTAAAAGGCCAAAGAGAGGTAAGCTGAGTCCAACCCCAAATGAGAGGATTCTGTATgttctcctcttcttcttgttgttcattaaattcataattgGTACCAGTTTGATCCTCATTGTTTGAGAATCCTTGCAGTTGATACCGACAAACGGGACAAGTATTATGGAGTCTAAGCCATGGAACAATGCATTCAGAATGATAAAAATGCTTGCAAGGTAACTCTATAACTTGTATCCCAACTTCAAACTCATCCTTGCAAACAGGACAAACGGAGTCATTTTCCAACAGGTTTGGTGTCAGGACAATTCTTGGCAATGCATCGATTGCTGAAGATGGCGTTGGAGGTGGCCCAGGCCTGTCATGATCAATCAATTCTTGAAGGGATGGAAAACTAAACGCGTTCTCATCAGGAGAGACAGGCCTAACAGGTTGATCATCAGGGCCAATAAATTGGAGAATGACACGAGCACGTTGTCTAGTACTCCTACGATGATTTTCATCACCAATATCGCTGTTTAGTTGCCTAATTGGTGGATCAACCATGAGTGCCAAAGCATCAAGAAGGCGAGAATTTGATGAAGGTTGTGGTTGTAGCCTTGTAACATTAGAAAGTACAAGCCTAGGCCTTGTCACATCAAGTTCATAGAAAACTTGACTATAACAATGAGgacataaaatttcaaatggATTGGCTGAGGTTGTCCTTATGGATCTTTGACAATGTCTACACCAATAGTAATGGTATGTCCTCATTCTCTGGACTCCATTGACAATAACTCGAGCGCGAGGGATGGTTGGCATGTTCTTTTATGTGAATGAAGAAAAGAAGGATAGCTAATTAGATGTAACAAAGACAGAAATACAAAGGCTTTTTATAGATGGTCTCAAGAAGAAATGCTTTGCATGGAGAGATTCTTTTTCTCTGCAGTTTCCTTAATACTTCATGACTTCTCCTGCCAAAAGTTAGGTATAAAGAGTTAAGACAAACGTATTGGCAACAGTAAattgtgtttttaattttaatacatgAATTCTTTAGTTGTTTTTCAAGATTCTTGTATGAAAAATCATTGTAAAGCTTTAGATTTAGTTAATATCATATGTTGCATAAGACCTAATATAGTATTAGGTGTGCTACAAATATACATAAAGATGATGATAATATCATGAGAAACACAAACTCCGTGCGGGAGATTTATGGAGATTGATGAATTAAGATATCTAACTTTATTTAATAGTCATTTACATGGTATACACTCTCATAATATAGCtaagttttcttttttacttttacgTACAGTTTCTTGAGAGCCAAATTTTCTCAGGTTGAATTGTAAATACGTTCTCACTAAAATTAtccaatttaaaaattattaatctactttttattgaaaaaattggaTTAAAAGTAAGACAAACATCACATCGGACTTTGAAAAATTGCTCATCTATATAACCCGTCAAAAGTTTAGCTCATTTATGTcgtttttcattttaaaaaaggtatactcatgcaatttttTGTTAACTGAAATGACATAGACGAGTTAAACTTTTAATAGATGATATAGAATagctttttttttaagttggctgatatatgtgaatattatccatcttaataaataatttaattaacgaCGTGATCGATAGActtaaggcataatacataaatgtgccttttaacttgacttcaaatcacatttatgcccttcaattttgaatttgcacaaatagacagttaaacttgtataaagttaaacaaatagtTTTACAAGTCATTTTTTATCCTATGTATATTGTGTCACGTAgaactcttatatttatttatttaacaaagTGATTTTAGTAGATCATTTTTGAGTTAGGGGGTTTAGAGGAAAAAGCAAGTGGCAGCTCTGGATTGGGTTTGTGTTTACCTATTTctccttcatcttcttcaaaacCTTAACTCCTCTCTCAacctttccttctttcttcttcaacttctgCAATCTCTACTCCCATTTTCCATTTTCTCCCATGAAAATTTATCCATAAAGTTTCATTCTTTCTATCCAAAACACCCcaaacaaagaaaaatcaagaatgtCTCTACCAGTATTCCAAACTGCACAAATCAAGCCTATCAATACCCAAATCATTCCTTACTCAAAACCCTTGTTTCCCCCTTTGCTCTGTAGCCAAATTAGAGTCTATAAAGTTTGTAAAATCAAGGCTACATCGTCGCCGGCAGTCGATGGAGACCCAGTTTCTGGTTTGGAACGTTGCTTTCAAGGGTCACCTGCGCTTGATCATCCGACGTCTTCGTCATCCTCTACGGTCATGTTTGCGCCAGTGATGAAGGGAGGAAAATATGGTGCGCTTGGTTCGGTTACTTTGGAAAAAGGGAAGCTTGATTTGTCATCGAAGCAGCAGACCAGCTCTACTCCTGAGGttagtttttcttttcctttattcTAGGAAATCGAAGCGTTTTTTTCCATAGCTTCCCAGGTAATTCACTGGAACAGTCTCATCTTTCTTGAGAATTATCTCCTTGTGGTGTATTTATGCTAATACTCAAAACATTTGATCCTAGTTCTTGCTGATTTCGAATGGTAGTTGAGAAGGCTTTTCTAAGAAATAGGACTTGAAGTTAAGAGGCAGTGAGGTTCTTTTGAAGTTgaagttaatataaaaaaatacgagtGTTTGAAAATTTAGGGAGTTCCAGGGTTTTTGAGATTCCCCAACTAGCTTGGGTTATGAGACGTAGTTGATTGACTGGTATAGAGTTTTAGGAATTGCTTGCGTGTTCTCAGGCTCCtcatttgtcattttctttattcttgGAGCAAGAAGAAGGTTATTTGTACCAGTAAGGCGATTCCAGTTGCCATTTACAATCGATTGACAAAAGTCTGGCCAACTCTGACAAACCTCAAACACTTAGATGCAAAGTGTCAAACTGCATCTGCTATCACTAAAATGACAATGTGTCCGAGAATTCATAATGCTGAAGTGGCTTATTAGATTTGAGATGTGTGTATGTGCCTTTACAAAGGTATCTTGTTGCCATTTATTCCCTTTTTAGCATCTTTCCTTTTCAATGAAGTAAAAGCTGGCAAAAAAAGTCGAATGCACTTTTTAATTCGGCATATATGATGTGAAATGGTGCTTCTGCTACTATATAAGATATTCAGATTCTAATCCAACTATGTATTCTTTCCGTCTCTGTCAAGATCTTAAGATTGATAACATTGTGGCTTGTGTGACTATTTAGTAAACACTTCGTCAAGCAAATTTGCTTATAATTTAAACACATCACAGCTTTCAACTGGCGGAGGAGGTGGAAATATGGGGAAAAATCTAAATCATGGCGGTGGTGATGgaggtgatgatgatggtgatgatgacgATTACTTTGATGATTTCGATGATGGTGATGAAGGAGATGAGGGTGGGCTCTTTAGGAGACGAATGCTACTGCAGGAAGTAAGACGCCTCTGCAAGTGGAAAATTGCTTCTGCTTAATTCTGGATTTTTTCAAACAGTGTCATGTTACtcacaattttttcatgttgCCCAGTTGTTTGATCGTAAATTTGTTGACGCCGTGCTGAATGAGTGGCAGAAGACAATGCTGGATTTGCCACCTGGACTTCGGCAAGCCTATGAAATGGTAAATTGCGCTATGCAGTTGTCTCAAACTTGTCTCGTTTGGTCGGGTTATTTCGTTTTCTAACTTTAACTTCTGCCTAATCATCCAGGGATTAGTCAGTTCTGCTCAATTGGTGAACTTTCTTGCCTACAATGCCAGGCCTACCGTGGCTAGATTTATTTCTCGGTTACTTCCTGAAGGATTATGTAGGGCGTTCAATGGCAGGTAATGTAGCACTTACAGTACTCTAAACTCCTCACAAGGAAAATATTTTGGACAAAATCTGCCTGATATATAAAATGTAGCGTCGTGACGGAAATATCATTTGCTGTGCAGAGTAGTTATTCTGTCTGTTAAATTAATTTCCTGTtgtttttataaagtaaaatattaagATCCTCTTTTTGTATCTTGCATCTTCAATTACGGTTCTTAGTGTTGCAGTCACTACTTTAAATCATTATTGTGTTAGCTTCACAGACATTTTTGAGCACTCATCTTCCTAGGCTTGTTCAAGATCacgaaagtattttttttagtgaaacAGAGCTGTTTTTACTCATTAGCCCCACACATTCCATCAAAACAGCTACACCGCAATAATAACTAAGAAAGCAAAGCTGAAAAAGgaatttctttttctatacTTCTGCAGCCAAGATTGGTGTTATTATgggatttttattttgaaatgagaTGAGTTGGCAGCGTTAATCATCACTTTTTAGTTTTTGGTTTTGATCTTCTGCAGAAGTAGGAACAGTCTTGTTTTATCTTTCAAAAACTGTAGGATATTGATAGTGCCAATTTTCCATGAATTCAAATCACTCCACTAAACCCATGTAAATTATAGAACTCTTCAGAATGTAAGTTGCTCCAGCTATAGCTTTCCACAAAGTTGAAAgcttgtataaatatttttgccGTTGATAAATAgaacaaaaattgaaaacaagAAAGAAGACTGGAAAAATTGGTTGGTGGTTGAATTCGATTTTCTAATTTCATTGGGTACCATAATTGGCAAAAAGGAAAAAGCAAAATGTAACCATTTGTTTGAAGGGATGATGTGTCCCTAGATGCCTCACATCCCTTACCCCAATAGGAACAAGATTTAGATTTCCAAGTTTTCGTATAATACTAAAAGACATCTATACCCACACCTCTATAACATTATCTCgttattattatatcaattttcaaaacaGATAAGGTAACCTCAGTCTCAGCTGCTCCATCATCCCCATTGTTGCCAGTGTTCAGTGGCAAAAATAGGAATCTCTACTCTGCTATACTGGCTTGTCaatcattcacatatttaaaGCCTTAGTATGAGCACTCATCTAATAAGACTGGGAAACTTTAGTGAAACAGAGCAGTTATTACTTATTACTCATTAGGCCCAAACGTTTATTGAAACAGCTACCCTGCAATAACAACTAAGAATCAAAGCTGAAAAAGgaaatttctttttctatacTTCTGCGGCCAAAATGTGGTTATGTTATgggttttctattttgatatgAGATGAGTTGGCAGGATTGAtcaattacttttaatttttgggGTTGATCTGCTGCGAGAAGGAGCAGCAGTCTTGTTGTATCCTTCAAAAACTTGAAGGAAATTGACAGCGGCGATTTCCCATGAAGATCAAATTGCACCAGCAGAACATATAAGATAT is part of the Solanum lycopersicum chromosome 1, SLM_r2.1 genome and harbors:
- the LOC138340763 gene encoding probable E3 ubiquitin-protein ligase RHC1A — its product is MPTIPRARVIVNGVQRMRTYHYYWCRHCQRSIRTTSANPFEILCPHCYSQVFYELDVTRPRLVLSNVTRLQPQPSSNSRLLDALALMVDPPIRQLNSDIGDENHRRSTRQRARVILQFIGPDDQPVRPVSPDENAFSFPSLQELIDHDRPGPPPTPSSAIDALPRIVLTPNLLENDSVCPVCKDEFEVGIQVIELPCKHFYHSECIVPWLRLHNTCPVCRYQLQGFSNNEDQTGTNYEFNEQQEEEENIQNPLIWGWTQLTSLWPFSLISSLRERYFNTFETTTSAFPRGRAWWNPWIFS
- the LOC101261862 gene encoding RHOMBOID-like protein 10, chloroplastic, with protein sequence MVRVLNICRSRMEMAGWASLPSNPKFHQTVSTWGPTTTYIITNAAALRLGDALHRRLQSSIKHIFCHVHGPILKDACHKWTLHVTGFNILQWSQDVFSAEDMSLLFFSADESRRKFRKIQNSYSKSSRSFFSSERKWTNIFLALNILIYIAQVATEGKLLFWGAKINSLIDKGQLWRLITSSFLHTNIVHLMVNCYSLNSVGPGVEKVSGPKRYVALYLTSAIASSAMSYWLSKAPAVGASGAIFGLVGSFAVFVLRHRGMVKGTEGDLRYIANVIVLNLAIGLMTKGIDNWGHLGGLMGGAATSWLLGPAWEIQSISSEGRRVFADTAPIFSLIPTKRDKS